One Nitrospirota bacterium genomic region harbors:
- a CDS encoding IPT/TIG domain-containing protein, translated as MHKQFSVLMVLAVCAGLAAAPVSVARAAEGQAAEGKAPAGKAPEGEMVEGSGYSLFGTESIKGFDASKVEKDPVCDRSRRPKILKVEPDEAKPGDKVVIKGENFGTKECFHGVAFSATGSAPVKYTFVNETTIEVIVPEARAGMSFIDVVAGGGTSRSKGFLIKSK; from the coding sequence ATGCACAAGCAGTTCTCGGTCCTCATGGTGTTGGCGGTGTGCGCAGGCCTCGCGGCCGCGCCGGTGAGCGTCGCGCGGGCGGCGGAGGGGCAAGCCGCGGAGGGAAAAGCGCCGGCAGGAAAGGCCCCCGAAGGGGAAATGGTCGAGGGCTCCGGGTACAGCCTGTTCGGCACGGAGTCCATCAAGGGGTTCGACGCCTCCAAGGTCGAAAAGGACCCGGTCTGCGACCGGAGCAGGAGACCGAAGATCCTCAAAGTCGAGCCGGACGAAGCCAAGCCCGGCGACAAGGTCGTCATCAAGGGCGAGAACTTCGGCACGAAAGAGTGCTTTCACGGCGTGGCGTTCAGCGCCACCGGAAGCGCGCCCGTGAAATACACCTTCGTCAACGAGACGACGATCGAGGTGATCGTGCCCGAGGCCCGAGCCGGCATGTCGTTCATCGACGTCGTCGCCGGAGGCGGGACCTCCCGGTCCAAAGGCTTCCTGATCAAGTCGAAATAA
- the accC gene encoding acetyl-CoA carboxylase biotin carboxylase subunit translates to MFKKILVANRGEIAMRIIRACRELNIATAAIYSEADSTGIYVKKANEAYLVGPGPVKGFLDGRQIVDLAQRIQADAIHPGYGFLAENAQFAHLCQAAGITFIGPSPRAIHLMGSKVKARELAKQVGVPIVPGTDDAVKTEDDALAFSRAAGYPVMIKASAGGGGRGLRVVHSDEELRASMETSAREAQAAFGDGSLFIEKYIERPHHIEFQILADRHGNIVHLGERDCSIQRRHQKLIEIAPSLVLTPTLRAEMGESATAVARAVAYDNAGTVEFLLDREGRYYFIEMNPRIQVEHTVTEQITAVDIVRSQIAIAAGQPLDIRQEDVTLQGHAIQCRINAEDPRNNFRPSTGTVTAYLSPGGIGVRIDGAVYKDYTVPPYYDGLLAKLTVRGRTWEETVSRMHRSLEEYVLRGVKTTIPFLMRIMEEPDFRAGRFDTAYLDAHPELFRYDEHFEPEDLVLAVSAAIAAYEGL, encoded by the coding sequence ATGTTCAAGAAGATTTTGGTTGCCAACCGAGGCGAGATCGCGATGCGGATCATCCGCGCCTGCCGCGAGCTCAACATCGCGACGGCCGCGATCTATTCCGAAGCCGACTCGACCGGCATTTACGTCAAGAAGGCGAACGAGGCCTACCTGGTCGGGCCAGGCCCGGTGAAGGGGTTCCTGGACGGGCGGCAGATCGTGGACCTGGCCCAGCGGATCCAGGCCGACGCGATCCACCCGGGCTACGGCTTCCTCGCCGAAAACGCCCAGTTCGCCCACCTGTGCCAGGCCGCGGGCATCACCTTCATCGGCCCGTCGCCGAGGGCGATCCACCTGATGGGCAGCAAGGTCAAGGCCCGGGAGCTGGCCAAGCAGGTCGGCGTCCCGATCGTCCCGGGGACGGACGACGCGGTCAAGACCGAGGACGACGCCCTGGCCTTCAGCCGCGCCGCCGGCTACCCGGTCATGATCAAGGCCAGCGCCGGCGGAGGCGGGCGCGGGCTGCGGGTGGTCCACTCCGACGAGGAGCTCCGCGCCAGCATGGAGACCTCGGCCCGCGAGGCCCAGGCCGCGTTCGGGGACGGGAGCCTGTTCATCGAGAAGTACATCGAGCGGCCCCACCACATCGAGTTCCAGATCCTGGCGGACCGCCACGGCAACATCGTCCACCTGGGCGAGCGGGACTGCTCGATCCAGCGGCGCCACCAGAAGCTGATCGAGATCGCCCCGTCGCTGGTCCTGACGCCGACCTTGCGGGCCGAGATGGGCGAGTCCGCCACCGCCGTCGCCCGCGCGGTGGCCTACGACAACGCCGGCACCGTGGAATTCCTCCTCGACCGGGAGGGCCGCTACTACTTCATCGAGATGAACCCGCGCATCCAGGTGGAGCACACAGTGACCGAGCAGATCACCGCCGTGGACATCGTCCGGTCGCAGATCGCGATCGCCGCCGGGCAGCCGCTGGACATCCGGCAGGAGGACGTCACGCTCCAGGGCCACGCCATCCAGTGCCGGATCAACGCCGAGGACCCGCGGAACAACTTCCGGCCCTCCACCGGCACGGTGACCGCCTACCTGTCGCCGGGCGGGATCGGCGTGCGCATCGACGGGGCCGTCTACAAGGACTACACGGTGCCGCCCTACTACGACGGGCTGCTGGCCAAGCTCACGGTGCGGGGCCGGACCTGGGAGGAGACCGTCAGCCGGATGCACCGGTCGCTGGAGGAGTACGTGCTGCGCGGCGTGAAAACCACGATCCCGTTCCTCATGCGGATCATGGAGGAGCCGGACTTCCGGGCCGGGCGGTTCGACACCGCCTACCTGGACGCGCATCCGGAGCTGTTCCGGTACGACGAGCACTTCGAGCCGGAGGACCTGGTGCTGGCCGTCTCCGCGGCCATCGCCGCGTATGAGGGACTCTAA
- the oadA gene encoding sodium-extruding oxaloacetate decarboxylase subunit alpha, with amino-acid sequence MLITDVALRDGHQSLLATRMRTEDMLPIAQKLDAVGFWSLEVWGGATFDTCLRFLKEDPWERLRALRAAMPNTRLQMLLRGQNVVGYRHYADDVVERFVERAAANGIDVFRIFDALNDVRNMERAIGEVRACGKHVEASICYTVSPVHSLDRFVDLAKRLEDLGTDTLCIKDMAGLLAPADAYRLVKKLKEAVRTPVHLHSHYTSGMASMSALMAVLAGLDILDTAISPLAGGTSHPPTETLVAALRNTPYDTGLELPSLAPIADHFRGVRRKYHQFESDFTGVDAEILTSQIPGGMLSNLAAQLAEQQALDKMKQVLDEVPRVRQEMGYPPLVTPTSQIVGTQATLNVVTGERYKVITNETKNYFLGLYGRPPGPVCAEIAARAIGDEEPIKGRPADRLEPELDKARQELAGKVSSPEDLLSFALFPPAARQFFEEREKGELKPEALEPPPEKGPAVAHELHLAPIEFNVTVHGETFHVQVSGSGRKADGRKPYYIRVNDKLEEVYLEPLQEVLAGVPEGPETGKAAKPKRPKPAKPGDVASPMPGRVVKVLVARGDRVKQGDPVLIIEAMKMESRVPAPIGGTVVELYVKDGEDVKTDETLVQLE; translated from the coding sequence CTGCTGATCACGGACGTCGCCCTGCGCGACGGGCACCAGTCCCTGCTGGCCACGCGCATGCGGACCGAGGACATGCTGCCGATCGCCCAGAAGTTGGATGCGGTCGGCTTCTGGTCGCTGGAGGTCTGGGGCGGGGCCACCTTCGACACCTGCCTCCGCTTCCTGAAGGAGGACCCCTGGGAACGGCTCCGGGCCCTGCGGGCGGCCATGCCGAACACCAGGCTCCAGATGCTCCTGCGCGGGCAGAACGTCGTCGGCTACCGGCACTACGCGGACGACGTGGTCGAGCGGTTCGTCGAGCGGGCGGCCGCCAACGGCATCGACGTGTTCCGGATCTTCGACGCGCTCAACGACGTGCGGAACATGGAGCGGGCCATCGGCGAGGTGCGGGCCTGCGGCAAGCACGTCGAGGCCTCCATCTGTTACACGGTCAGCCCGGTCCACAGCCTCGACCGCTTCGTGGACCTGGCCAAGAGGCTGGAGGACCTCGGCACCGACACCCTCTGCATCAAGGACATGGCCGGGCTGCTGGCCCCGGCCGACGCCTACCGGCTCGTCAAAAAGCTGAAGGAAGCGGTCCGGACGCCCGTCCACCTGCACAGCCACTACACCTCGGGGATGGCCTCCATGTCGGCCCTCATGGCGGTGCTGGCCGGGCTGGACATCCTGGACACGGCGATCTCCCCCCTGGCCGGCGGCACCTCCCACCCGCCCACGGAGACGCTCGTCGCCGCCCTGCGGAACACCCCCTACGACACGGGGCTGGAGCTGCCCAGCCTCGCGCCGATCGCCGACCACTTCCGCGGCGTCCGGAGGAAGTACCATCAGTTCGAGAGCGACTTCACCGGTGTGGACGCGGAGATCCTGACCTCCCAGATTCCGGGCGGCATGCTCTCGAACCTGGCCGCGCAGCTCGCCGAGCAGCAGGCGCTGGACAAGATGAAGCAGGTGCTCGACGAGGTGCCGCGCGTGCGGCAGGAGATGGGCTATCCCCCGCTCGTCACCCCGACCAGCCAGATCGTGGGCACCCAGGCCACGCTCAACGTGGTGACCGGCGAACGGTACAAGGTCATCACGAACGAAACCAAGAACTACTTCCTGGGCCTCTACGGGCGGCCCCCCGGTCCGGTCTGCGCGGAGATCGCGGCCCGGGCCATCGGGGACGAGGAGCCGATCAAGGGGCGGCCGGCCGACCGGCTGGAGCCCGAGCTGGACAAGGCGAGGCAGGAGCTGGCCGGCAAGGTCTCCTCCCCCGAGGACCTGCTGTCCTTCGCCCTCTTCCCCCCGGCCGCGCGCCAGTTCTTCGAGGAGCGGGAGAAGGGCGAGCTCAAGCCGGAAGCCCTGGAACCGCCGCCGGAGAAGGGGCCGGCCGTGGCGCACGAGCTCCACCTGGCGCCCATCGAGTTCAACGTCACCGTCCACGGCGAGACCTTCCACGTGCAGGTCTCCGGCTCGGGCCGCAAGGCCGACGGGCGGAAGCCCTACTACATCCGCGTCAACGACAAGCTGGAAGAGGTCTACCTGGAACCGCTCCAGGAGGTTCTGGCCGGGGTGCCCGAGGGGCCGGAGACGGGCAAAGCGGCGAAGCCCAAGCGGCCCAAGCCGGCCAAACCGGGCGACGTGGCCTCCCCGATGCCGGGCCGGGTCGTCAAGGTGCTGGTCGCCAGGGGCGACCGGGTCAAGCAGGGCGACCCGGTGCTGATCATCGAAGCCATGAAGATGGAGAGCCGGGTGCCGGCGCCGATCGGCGGGACGGTCGTCGAGCTCTACGTCAAGGACGGCGAGGACGTCAAAACCGACGAGACGCTGGTGCAACTGGAATAG